Below is a window of Candidatus Equadaptatus faecalis DNA.
TAATTTTTTGAATTTTTTTGCCATTTTTTTTGCCGCAGGCTGAAAAACAGCCCCGCAGCGGGCTTAGCCCGCCTCAGTCAGCTTAACAGGCGGCGACTACCTCTATTTCCACCAGAGCATCCTTGGCAAGTCTTGAAATCTCAACGCACGCTCTTGCGGGATAGTTGCCGCTGAAATACTCGCCGTAAATCTTGTTGACAGTGCCAAACTGCTCCATGTCGGTAATATAGACCGTCGCCTTGACGACGTTGTCAAGCGACGTGCCTGCCTGTTCAAGCACCGCCTTGATATTCTGCATTACACGGTGCGTCTGACCGACAAAACCTCCCTCTGCGACTTCTCCCGTTTCGGGATCAAGAGGCAGCTGCGCGGAAGTAAAGACAAAACCGTTCGCCTTGACTCCCTGTGAATAAGGTCCT
It encodes the following:
- a CDS encoding RidA family protein yields the protein MKEIIYTEESPKAIGPYSQGVKANGFVFTSAQLPLDPETGEVAEGGFVGQTHRVMQNIKAVLEQAGTSLDNVVKATVYITDMEQFGTVNKIYGEYFSGNYPARACVEISRLAKDALVEIEVVAAC